The following nucleotide sequence is from Paeniglutamicibacter kerguelensis.
CCCCGTTGAGATATGCGTGCTCCGCATCCGCCGTGAATTCCAAGCCTGCAATCGGATCGAGCACGACGCCGGCGAGCAGCTGCCCGTCGTGCGCCGCGGCTATCGAAATGCAGAAAAATGCAATTCCATGCGTGAAATTGCTGGTTCCGTCAATGGGATCCACGATCCATTGGATGTTTCCATCGCCTGTGCTCCCGCCCTCCTCGCCCAGGACCCGCGAGTCGGGTTCCGCCCCGGTGAGGTGGGTGCGGATGATTTCTTCGCTGTGCCGGTCAAAGGCCGTGACCAGGTCGTGGGCGTTGGTCTTGTTCTCGCGCTGTACGTCGTTGCGGAAGGCTTCACGCAATACCGGTGCGGCGAGTCTTGCCGCTTCCAGTGCTATCAAACGCAGTCGGGAAGCAAGTGCAATGTCGGCCGGGCTGAAGTTTTCGGTGCTCACGGGATCAAGCGTAGTCCCAAACATCTCACCAAATTAGTTTGACGGGGCAACTAAATTGCTCATATAGTTGACCGAGGCAACATTTGCCTTGGTCAACTAATTTCGATTTGAGGAGCGCAGCCCCTTGCCTCAGGATGATTCGCAAACACTGGAACTCGTGGAGAGCGTCAGCTCGCTGAACCGCACCCTGCGGCAACTCGCTCACTTGGGCGAGGGCGACCAGAAGGTCGGCTTCGCCGCCATGGGGGTCCTTCTGTACGTCTATCGAAACCAGCCCACGAGGGCCACCGATGTCGCGCAGTGGATCGGAATCGGTCCCGCCGCGCTGAGCCGGCAGGTTGCGGACCTGGAGTCCATGGGGCTCCTGGAGCGCACCCCGTGCCGCAACGATGCCAGGGCGCAACTCATTTCGCTGACCCAGGAGGGCAAGGACGAGGTGGACCGGGCCTACAAGCGCAGGACCGACCTCCTGTCAGACCTGCTCAAGGACTGGGACGCGACGGAGATCGCCGAAGCCGCGGCCACCGTGAACCGGATCCAGCAAGCGCTTCGTGCCGGCATCGACCAGATGCAAGGCAGGAACTTACCAGCGGCAGAGGCTGCACAGGAAGGAAACGCATGAGCGAACAGCAGTCCGTTGCCCTGACGCGCGAGCGCCAAGGCGACCAACCGCAGATGGAGCCGAAGGAGGTAATGCGCTCCATCGTCGGCGTTTTGGCAGCATTTTTCGCGGCGATGCTGGCCACCACCATCGTTTCAATTGCCCTGCCGACCATCATGGACGCCCTCAACGGCACGCAGACAGACTTCAACTGGGTCCTCACCGCGGCGCTGCTGGCCAACGCGGCCACCACCCCGATCTGGGGCAAGCTGGCAGACCTTTTCGACAAGAAGAAGCTGCTGCAGCTTGGTATCCTCACCTTCGTTGCGGGTTCCCTGCTGGCGGGGTTCGCGATCAACATCCCCATGCTCATGAGCGCCCGCGTCATCCAGGGCATCGGCATGGGCGGGCTCACCGCCATGGGCATGGCTGTGATCGGCACCGTCATCCCGCCGCGCGAGCGCGGACGCTACTCGGGCTACTTCGGCGGCGTCATGGCGCTGGCCACGGCCGGCGGCCCGCTGCTGGGCGGGCTGATCGTCGACTCGCCGCTGGGTTGGCGCTGGACGTTCTTCATCGGCGTCCCGATCGCACTGATTTCCATGTGGATGATCCACAAGACGCTGCACATCAAGCACGTTGCCCGCAAGGTCTACATCGACTGGGCCGGCGCCGTGCTGGTGACGGTCTCCGTGTCGGTGCTGCTGATCTGGGTTTCCTACGTCGGCAAGGCCGGCTACTTCGAGTTCAACTCCTGGCAGACCTACGCCATGGTGGGCGGCTCGCTGGCGCTGATCGCGCTGCTGATCTGGGTTGAGGGACGCGTCCCGGAGCCGGTCATCCCGCTGCGCATCATCGCCATGCGCACCACCGCGCTCTCCATCATCGCCTCGGTCTCCATCGGCGTGGCGATGTTCGGCTCCGGCGCCTTCCTGGGCCAGTACTTCCAGGTGGCCCGGGAGGCCAGCCCCACCATGGCCGGGGTCATGACCCTGCCCATGATCCTGGGCAACCTCTTCGGCTCGGTGTTCTCCGGGCAGATGATTTCCCGGCATGGCCGGTGGAAGATCTTCCTGGTCGTCGGAGCCAGCGTCAACATCGCTGCGCTGGCGCTGCTGGGCACCATGTCCCACGACACCAACTACTGGATCCTGGCCGCCGGCATGTTCTTCAACGGCGTCGGCATGGGCTTCATGGTGCAGAACCTGGTGCTCGCCGTGCAGAACACCGTCAAGGTCACCGACATCGGCACCGCCAGCTCGTCCGTGGCGTTCTTCCGCTCGGTGGGCGGGGCCGCCGGCGTCGCGGTGCTCGGCGCGATGCTGTCCGACAAGGTCAGTGCGCTGGTCATCGATGCGCTCACGGCCGCACACCTGATCTCCCCGGACGGTTCCGGCGGCGTTGCCTCCGGAAGTACGTCGCTGGACCTGTCGACCATGCCCGCGGCCGTGCGGGTCATGTACGAGACGGCCTTCGGCGACGCCACGGGCGTGATCTTCATGGCCTCGGCCGCCGTTGCCGTGGTTTCGCTGGTTTGCGTCCTGCTCATCAAGGAAGCGCCGCTGCGCAGGACCGTCTAGTTTCGGCGCAGGCAGGTGTGTCCCGTACCCGAGCCATCGGGTGCGGGACACACCTGCTTAAGGCGCGCTGCGGTGTTGCCCCGGCCCCGAGCGAATGGATGAAGTGGCCAAGGCGTTGGATGAATTATCCGAGACTCCTGTCACGTTTGTTCGTAGGGTGTTCCATGTAGCTCATGTGGAAGGAACACCGCCGGCCGGCTTTCCACCAGACTGCACCCATGCGGGGATCGAAAACCCGACGGGACGCTGTTCGCAGACGGTGCGGAGCATGACGGCCATGGAAGGAATCCCCGCATGAATTCGATCCGCCCGCTGGATGGCATCATCGTTGCAGACTTTTCCCGGGTGCTGGCCGGGCCGCTGTGCACCATGACCCTGGCCGACCTCGGTGCCACGGTCATCAAGGTCGAACGCCCCGGCGCCGGGGACGACACCCGCAGCTGGGGGCCTCCGTTTTCCGCCACCGGCTCCACCTACTTCGAATCGGTGAACCGCAACAAGCAGTCGGTGGCGCTGGACCTTGGAAACCCGGAGGACCTGGTGCTTGCCCGGGAGCTGGCGCTGCGCGCCGACGTGCTGGTCGAGAACTTCAAGCCAGGCGGCATGGCCAAGCTCGGGCTCGGCTATGCGGAGCTGACCGCGGAAAACCCGGGCCTCGTCTACGCCTCCATCTCCGGGTTCGGATCCACCGGCGGGGCCCACCTGCCCGGCTACGACTTCATCGTCCAAGCCCTCGGCGGGCTGATGTCGATCACCGGGGAGGCCGGGGCCGACCCGATGAAGGCCGGCGTCGCGCTGGTGGACGTGCTCACCGCCAAGGACGCAACCATCGGTGTGCTGGCCGCGCTGGCCGCCCGCAACACCTCCGGGGCCGGCGCCCACATCGAGGTCAACCTGCTCTCCAGCCTGCAGGGGGCGCTGGCCAACCAGGCCCAGGCCTACCTGGGCGCGGGCAAGGTCGCCACCCGCATGGGCAACGCGCACCCCTCGATCGTGCCCTACCAGTTGCTGGCCTGCTCCGACGGATCCGTCGCCGTGGCCTGCGGCAACGACGGACAGTTCGCCAGACTCTGCGCCGAGGTCGGCGAACCGCAGCTTTCCTCCGATGCCCGCTTTGCCACCAACTCGGCCCGCGTGGCCAACCGCGAGCTGCTCATCCCGCTGCTGGAAGAAGCCCTGCGGGCCGACTCCGGCGCGAACTGGCAGGCGCGCTTCACGGGCGTCCAGGTTCCCGCCGGCAAGGTCGCGGGGATCGACGAGGGAATCGGCTATGCGCAATCGCTCGGGCTGGACCCGGTGATCGAGGTGCAGAACGCCGACGGTGTGGTGGTCGGCAAACAGATCCGCCATCCGATCAGCTGGACGCCACGGCTCGACGCACCGTCAATGGCCCCGCCGCAGCTCGGTGAACACACCGACGCGGTCCGCGCCTGGCTCGGCACGCCCGCCGAACAGGATCCGGTGCTAGCGCGGTCCTAGGCCGCTTTCGTCGCGGCGCAACGCCAACCACAGGTGCGCCGCGACGTCCGGGTCGTCAAGGTCCACGCCCAGCAGGCCGCTGGCCACCGAGATCCGGTGGCGCAGCGAATTCCTGTGGATGCCCAGTGCACGTGCCGCATCCTCCCAAGTGCCGCGTGCCCTGAGGTATGCCCTGACGGTTTCCAGCAGGTCGGCGCGCGGGTAGCCGGCCAGGATCCGCACCCATCCGGTGGCCCGCGCATCCTCGCTCGCGCTCACGGCAACCAGGCGCCCCGGCGGGGCCTGCAACACGGCCTGGCGAAGCACCGCAAGGTTGCCGGGGATCTCGCCGAGGCTCACCGGATCGCCCAGCGCAGCGGCCAGCGAGCCGGACAGCTCGGGTTCGACGAGCGCCGAAACGCCCAGCAGCGCATTCTCTTCCAGCGAGTCGCGCTCGCCGTCCGTGGGCGAAGTTCCCAGGCCGGCGGCGGGAAGCACCAGATACAGGATCGAATCCTGGACGTGGCGCAGCAAGCATTTGTCCACGGCCGCGGCCAGGTCCGGCAGCCCGGGGTCGGCCGCCAGCCGCACCGCCGCGCGGGCCGCAAGCCCCGGGTCGTCGCCCGGCGAAAGCCTGATGCCCAGCAGCCGCACCCGGCTGGGCAGTTCGCCCAGCCCCACGTCCGCGGCCACCATGTGCGCGGCCTCGCTCTGGCCGTGCAGCAGCAGTTTGGTGGTAGCGGCTCCCAGTGCGTTGGTGGTCCCGACGATGACCTCGCGCTGGCGTGCGCGCAGGGCCAGCAGCGTGGAAACCGTCATGATGACCTGCCGGTCGGCCTTGGTCAGCGTGCGCCCCGACCCGATGCACAGGAACCCGTGGATGCGCGTGCCCAGCAGGATCGGGTAGAGCACCACCGGTTGCCCGTGGATCTCGAAGGTCGCGGCGGAGGGGACCCCGGCCTTGTTGAAGCGGATGGACTCGGCGCGCAGGTCGGGGACCAACGATCCGGCCGAGGCGGGCCACACGGTCTCATGCCCGGCATCGGCCGGCAGGTAGGCCGCCCACCCGCCCAGTGCCTGGGCCAACCCGCGCACCACCGCGCTGGTGGCATCGGGGCGCATCGCGGCGCGGGCCAGTGCCGTCTGGGTGCCGAGGGAATCCATCAGGTTGCTCGTGTCGTCCCGGGTGGAAAGCCGCCAGTAGGCGCGGGTGACGTTCTGGAACGGAACGCCGTCGGGCACGATCGCCAGCTCGATGCCCGCGGCGACGCTTGCCGCCACCACATACCCGGGGACGGATCTCAGCCACGGGCCCAGGCCCAGCCCGACCGCGTGCACGTTCTTGGCCCCGAGCCGGGCCATGTAGGCGCGGGAGAGCGCCGCCGAGGCGGCAAACGGCATTCCGGTGGTCAGGAGCAGCTCCCCGCCCTCCAGATAGGGGGTCGGATCCTCCAACTCGGAAACGTGGACGCCGGTGACCGGCTTGGCGCTGAAGTCGGCACCATCGCAGGGTGCGAGTTCGCTGCCCAGCTCCGCACCCAATTGCAAAAGGGAGATCATGGGCTAAATTATCCAACAACAACGCCCGCATTGGGCAGAACGTCCAATGACGCGTGTCACTCATTCACATAGCGTGGAGCCCATGACCGAAACTCTCCTGGCCGCCGAGGCCGCCACCCTGCCGCAGACCCGCCACCTTGCCACCGCCGTTCCCGGTCCGCGTTCCACCGAACTGCACGCCGAGCGCACCGCACAGGTGACCAACGGCTTCGGCATCACGCTGCCGGTCTTCGTGACCCGCGCCGAGGGCGGCATCATCGAGGACGTCGACGGCAACCGCCTGATCGACTTCGCCTCCGGCATCGCGGTGACCTCCCTGGGTGCCAGCAACAAGCTCGTCGCCGAACGCGTCGCCGCCCAGCTCGCTGCCTTCACCCACACCTGCTTCATGGTCACCGAATACGAATCCTTCACCAAGGTCTGCGCCTGGCTGAACCGGAACACCCCGGGCGACTTCGAAAAGCGCACCGGCCTGTTCTCCACCGGCGCCGAGGCCGTCGAAAACGCCATCAAGATCGCCCGCGCCGCCACCGGCCGACCCAACGTCCTGGTCTTCGACGAGGCCTACCACGGCCGCTCGCTGCTCACCATGGCCATGACCGCCAAGGTCAACCCGTACAAGCTGAACTTCGGCCCATTGCCGACCGAGATCATCCGCGCCGCCTCCGCCAACCCGCTGCGCCCGGCCGAGGGACTGGCCGCCGGCGCCGAAGCGGCACTGGAATCGGTCGAAGCCACCATCCTCGAGCACGGTGCGGGCACCTTCGCCGCCATGGTCATCGAGCCGATCCAGGGCGAGGGCGGCTTCATCGTCCCGGCCGCCGGCTTCATCCCGGGCCTGCGCAAGCTTGCCGACAAGTACGGCATCCTGCTGGTCATCGACGAGATCCAGGCGGGCATGGGCCGCACCGGAACCCTCTTCGCCTCCGAGCACGAGGGCGTCGCCGGGGACCTGATCCTCACCGCCAAGGCCTTGGCCAACGGCGTCCCGCTCTCCGCCGTCACCGGCCGCGCCGAGGTCATGAACGCACCGCACGCCGGCGGCCTGGGCGGCACCTACGCCGGCAACCCGCTGGCCTGCGAGGCGGCCCTCGCGGTCTTCGAGCAGTTCGAGGACGGCAAGCTGCTGGAAAACGCCCGCCGCATCGAGGCCGTGGCCCGCGAGATCCTCGAGCCGCTGCTCACCTCCACCAACGTCGTCGCCGAAATCCGCGGCCGCGGCGCCATGCTGGCCATCGAGCTTGCCGACGCAGCCACCCTGGAACCGCGTGCGGACCTGGCCAAGGAGATCTCCTCCGCCTGCCACGCGGCCGGCGTGCTGACCCTCACCTGCGGAACCCACGGCAACGTCGTGCGCCTGCTGCCACCCCTGGTCATCGGCGAAGAACTACTGCGCGACGGCCTGACGGTGCTGGCCGGCGCCATCGCCGACGCCGCAAACTAAGCCCCCCCAGACCTCTTAGACCCACCATCACGAGGAGCACACCATGACCATCACCACCCACGAAACGCACCTTTTGGACCCGGCAGACCTGATCAACTTCGATTCGCTGCTCAGCGCCGAGGAACTCGCGCTGCGGGCCAAGGTCCGCACCTTCGTCGACGAGGCCATCAAGCCGAACATCGCCTCCTGGTACGCGGACGCCGTCTTCCCGCTGGAAATCGTCCCGGAAATGGGCAGGCTCGGCCTGCTGGGCATGCACCTGAAGGGCTACGGCTGCGCCGGCGCCACCGCCGTCGAGTACGGCCTCGCCGGTTCC
It contains:
- a CDS encoding inositol monophosphatase family protein, giving the protein MSTENFSPADIALASRLRLIALEAARLAAPVLREAFRNDVQRENKTNAHDLVTAFDRHSEEIIRTHLTGAEPDSRVLGEEGGSTGDGNIQWIVDPIDGTSNFTHGIAFFCISIAAAHDGQLLAGVVLDPIAGLEFTADAEHAYLNGEILAPAFRPDQAHANLMTDYPSAEALAVDGSLGLAEFGSWITAFATVRRKVSAALALAHVAAGWCDVTLGLDTKPWDIAAGALLVRRAGGRYLAYRYDDEQLPDYAAPCFIALGPGAQYPAATASVERIISARRAQGFGG
- a CDS encoding MarR family winged helix-turn-helix transcriptional regulator gives rise to the protein MPQDDSQTLELVESVSSLNRTLRQLAHLGEGDQKVGFAAMGVLLYVYRNQPTRATDVAQWIGIGPAALSRQVADLESMGLLERTPCRNDARAQLISLTQEGKDEVDRAYKRRTDLLSDLLKDWDATEIAEAAATVNRIQQALRAGIDQMQGRNLPAAEAAQEGNA
- a CDS encoding MFS transporter: MSEQQSVALTRERQGDQPQMEPKEVMRSIVGVLAAFFAAMLATTIVSIALPTIMDALNGTQTDFNWVLTAALLANAATTPIWGKLADLFDKKKLLQLGILTFVAGSLLAGFAINIPMLMSARVIQGIGMGGLTAMGMAVIGTVIPPRERGRYSGYFGGVMALATAGGPLLGGLIVDSPLGWRWTFFIGVPIALISMWMIHKTLHIKHVARKVYIDWAGAVLVTVSVSVLLIWVSYVGKAGYFEFNSWQTYAMVGGSLALIALLIWVEGRVPEPVIPLRIIAMRTTALSIIASVSIGVAMFGSGAFLGQYFQVAREASPTMAGVMTLPMILGNLFGSVFSGQMISRHGRWKIFLVVGASVNIAALALLGTMSHDTNYWILAAGMFFNGVGMGFMVQNLVLAVQNTVKVTDIGTASSSVAFFRSVGGAAGVAVLGAMLSDKVSALVIDALTAAHLISPDGSGGVASGSTSLDLSTMPAAVRVMYETAFGDATGVIFMASAAVAVVSLVCVLLIKEAPLRRTV
- a CDS encoding CaiB/BaiF CoA transferase family protein, whose translation is MNSIRPLDGIIVADFSRVLAGPLCTMTLADLGATVIKVERPGAGDDTRSWGPPFSATGSTYFESVNRNKQSVALDLGNPEDLVLARELALRADVLVENFKPGGMAKLGLGYAELTAENPGLVYASISGFGSTGGAHLPGYDFIVQALGGLMSITGEAGADPMKAGVALVDVLTAKDATIGVLAALAARNTSGAGAHIEVNLLSSLQGALANQAQAYLGAGKVATRMGNAHPSIVPYQLLACSDGSVAVACGNDGQFARLCAEVGEPQLSSDARFATNSARVANRELLIPLLEEALRADSGANWQARFTGVQVPAGKVAGIDEGIGYAQSLGLDPVIEVQNADGVVVGKQIRHPISWTPRLDAPSMAPPQLGEHTDAVRAWLGTPAEQDPVLARS
- a CDS encoding PucR family transcriptional regulator, coding for MISLLQLGAELGSELAPCDGADFSAKPVTGVHVSELEDPTPYLEGGELLLTTGMPFAASAALSRAYMARLGAKNVHAVGLGLGPWLRSVPGYVVAASVAAGIELAIVPDGVPFQNVTRAYWRLSTRDDTSNLMDSLGTQTALARAAMRPDATSAVVRGLAQALGGWAAYLPADAGHETVWPASAGSLVPDLRAESIRFNKAGVPSAATFEIHGQPVVLYPILLGTRIHGFLCIGSGRTLTKADRQVIMTVSTLLALRARQREVIVGTTNALGAATTKLLLHGQSEAAHMVAADVGLGELPSRVRLLGIRLSPGDDPGLAARAAVRLAADPGLPDLAAAVDKCLLRHVQDSILYLVLPAAGLGTSPTDGERDSLEENALLGVSALVEPELSGSLAAALGDPVSLGEIPGNLAVLRQAVLQAPPGRLVAVSASEDARATGWVRILAGYPRADLLETVRAYLRARGTWEDAARALGIHRNSLRHRISVASGLLGVDLDDPDVAAHLWLALRRDESGLGPR
- a CDS encoding aminotransferase class III-fold pyridoxal phosphate-dependent enzyme gives rise to the protein MTETLLAAEAATLPQTRHLATAVPGPRSTELHAERTAQVTNGFGITLPVFVTRAEGGIIEDVDGNRLIDFASGIAVTSLGASNKLVAERVAAQLAAFTHTCFMVTEYESFTKVCAWLNRNTPGDFEKRTGLFSTGAEAVENAIKIARAATGRPNVLVFDEAYHGRSLLTMAMTAKVNPYKLNFGPLPTEIIRAASANPLRPAEGLAAGAEAALESVEATILEHGAGTFAAMVIEPIQGEGGFIVPAAGFIPGLRKLADKYGILLVIDEIQAGMGRTGTLFASEHEGVAGDLILTAKALANGVPLSAVTGRAEVMNAPHAGGLGGTYAGNPLACEAALAVFEQFEDGKLLENARRIEAVAREILEPLLTSTNVVAEIRGRGAMLAIELADAATLEPRADLAKEISSACHAAGVLTLTCGTHGNVVRLLPPLVIGEELLRDGLTVLAGAIADAAN